In the genome of Mycosarcoma maydis chromosome 21, whole genome shotgun sequence, one region contains:
- a CDS encoding uncharacterized protein (related to beta-glucosidase), with product MMATVKSLLVLSIYAANVLGTQAASLEHMPFFLNTHQADASNETDYSFPQWNISSSDNSALAKAPLAGTFYRGGPELADVNSPFHPVTGSGGWEWAVEKARSVVEQLTLEEKVNLTAGITGGRCEGTLGRVERFGIPELCFQDGPAGLRASDFVTVFPAGVTTAATWDRDLIYRRAAALGAEFVAKGVNVHLGPVTGGPLGRSPFQGRNWEGFGPDPYLHGEAAYYTVSGTQSAGVISTAKHFLAYEQETYRQLYAASDAYTLNPNNNTELTYSANLDDRTLHELYLWPFMNAVRAGSGAVMCVYNRINSTQGCENSKLLNTILKDELDFQGFVVTDWSAAFNTSNTYNGGSDVVMPGGMTGGYKNLVGGSDLVRALDAGQVKIERINDGITRLLAQWYLRGQHKGYPTVSYKDGYQNTIYNGSVVNEHRDVQADHWKIVREIGEAAVTLIYNKRSNQAGPQGSTAFGLGLPLNKKARIGIFGSDAGSNPYGINSCQNWIGLGSLLCPANATSNGTQAIGWGSGAGFFPYLIDPLGGISQVAKQNHGSVINNLNDVGDEYNQMLVKQAAGLSDAALVFVQARSGEDSDRQSLRLDADGDQLIRLVASQNNNTIVVVHTVGPILMSDWFDHVNITALVLPHLPGQESGNSLARVLYGDVNPSGKMPYSILADKHAQHYAKIVGSPASDPQVDFTEQLYIDYRAWDKMGIEPLIPFGHGISYTNYTYSNLNIRHSADNKYAPSAFKTNNDKQPGGSGSLFQYLVEVTADIQNVGGIRGDEVAQLYVGYPPAADAPIKQLRGFDRLKRLDPEGAPKTATFELTKRDFSVWDVTQQQFNIVDGEYKIWVGKSSHLNDLTLNGSVTIKNAKVVGMSF from the coding sequence ATGATGGCCACCGTCAagtcgctgctggtgctcaGCATCTACGCTGCCAATGTGCTTGGCACTCAAGCCGCCTCACTTGAGCACATGCCGTTTTTTCTCAACACTCACCAAGCGGATGCGTCAAACGAAACCGATTATTCCTTTCCGCAATGGAACATCAGCTCCTCGGACAACTCTGCTCTTGCCAAAGCTCCGCTCGCCGGCACCTTCTATCGAGGTGGTCCTGAGCTCGCCGATGTCAACAGTCCGTTTCATCCTGTCACTGGTAGTGGCGGTTGGGAGTGGGCTGTCGAAAAGGCTCGTAGCGTCGTTGAGCAATTGACGCTCGAGGAAAAGGTCAATCTAACCGCTGGAATCACGGGCGGCCGTTGTGAAGGTACACTCGGTCGTGTCGAGCGTTTTGGCATCCCAGAACTCTGCTTCCAAGATGGTCCGGCCGGTTTGCGTGCTTCCGACTTTGTAACCGTCTTCCCTGCTGGTGTCACAACAGCTGCAACATGGGACCGTGATCTGATCTACAGACGTGCTGCAGCGCTGGGCGCCGAGTTTGTCGCTAAGGGCGTCAATGTTCATCTCGGCCCAGTGACGGGTGGCCCTCTTGGCCGCAGTCCGTTCCAAGGCCGTAACTGGGAAGGATTCGGTCCTGACCCTTACCTCCACGGGGAAGCTGCTTACTACACTGTCTCAGGAACCCAGTCGGCAGGTGTCATCTCAACTGCAAAGCACTTCCTCGCTTACGAACAAGAGACCTACCGGCAACTGTACGCCGCTTCGGACGCTTACACACTCAACCCGAATAACAACACCGAACTCACCTATAGTGCCAACCTGGATGATCGTACGCTTCACGAACTCTACCTCTGGCCGTTTATGAACGCCGTTCGTGCTGGCTCTGGCGCGGTGATGTGCGTGTACAACAGGATCAACTCGACACAGGGCTGTGAAAACAGCAAGTTGCTCAATACCATTCTGAAGGATGAGCTCGACTTCCAAGGATTCGTCGTCACCGACTGGTCGGCCGCTTTCAACACTTCCAACACGTACAATGGCGGATCAGACGTGGTCATGCCAGGAGGCATGACGGGAGGCTACAAAAACCTCGTAGGTGGCTCGGATCTCGTCCGTGCGCTCGATGCGGGCCAAGTAAAGATCGAGCGTATAAACGACGGTATCACTCGTCTGCTTGCTCAGTGGTACCTTCGTGGTCAGCACAAGGGCTACCCCACGGTAAGCTACAAGGACGGCTACCAGAACACAATTTATAACGGCAGCGTTGTCAACGAGCACCGTGATGTCCAGGCTGACCACTGGAAGATCGTCAGAGAGATCGGCGAAGCGGCGGTCACGCTGATCTACAACAAGCGATCCAACCAGGCGGGTCCTCAGGGCAGCACGGCGTTCGGACTCGGTTTACCGCTCAACAAGAAGGCTCGTATCGGTATTTttggaagcgatgcagGATCCAACCCATACGGTATCAACTCGTGCCAGAACTGGATCGGGCTGGGATCGCTTCTGTGCCCTGCCAACGCCACTTCGAACGGTACTCAAGCTATCGGCTGGGGCTCAGGCGCAGGATTTTTCCCATATCTCATCGATCCTCTTGGCGGTATCTCTCAGGTTGCCAAGCAAAATCACGGTTCGGTGATCAACAACCTGAACGACGTCGGCGACGAGTACAACCAAatgctcgtcaagcagGCGGCGGGGCTGTCGGATGCTGCTCTCGTCTTTGTCCAAGCTCGTTCGGGAGAAGACAGCGACCGACAATCGTTGCGTCTGGATGCCGACGGTGATCAGCTGATAAGGCTCGTCGCTTCGCAGAACAACAACACCATCGTTGTTGTGCACACGGTCGGACCCATTCTCATGAGCGACTGGTTCGACCATGTCAACATCACCGCTCTCGTGCTGCCACACCTGCCCGGTCAGGAGTCCGGAAATTCTCTTGCGCGCGTCCTCTATGGCGATGTCAACCCATCTGGTAAGATGCCTTACTCGATTCTTGCTGACAAACACGCTCAACACTACGCCAAGATCGTCGGGAGCCCGGCCAGCGATCCTCAGGTCGACTTCACCGAGCAACTTTACATCGACTACCGAGCATGGGACAAGATGGGGATCGAACCACTTATCCCCTTCGGTCACGGCATCTCTTACACCAACTACACCTACTCGAACCTCAACATCCGACATTCTGCCGACAACAAATACGCACCGAGCGCATTCAAGACCAACAACGACAAGCAGCCCGGCGGATCTGGAAGCCTCTTCCAGTACCTTGTCGAGGTGACTGCTGACATTCAGAACGTTGGCGGAATCAGAGGAGATGAAGTTGCCCAGCTTTACGTCGGATACCCCCCAGCTGCAGACGCACCCATCAAACAGCTGCGTGGGTTCGACAGGCTCAAGCGCCTCGATCCCGAGGGCGCGCCGAAAACTGCTACATTCGAGCTCACCAAGCGCGACTTTTCCGTTTGGGACGTGACGCAGCAACAGTTCAACATCGTTGATGGAGAGTACAAGATCTGGGTCGGCAAGAGCTCACACTTGAACGATCTTACGCTCAACGGCTCGGTCACGATCAAGAACGCAAAGGTCGTTGGCATGAGCTTCTGA
- a CDS encoding uncharacterized protein (related to deoxyribodipyrimidine photo-lyase PHR): MTPKRKGADARTSRMHDEDDKVLDPKLAEHADEDECETSKPRLAKRQKRSTHSLRSAVVAGGAKVDKQYGSSAYAKSGQGWHRSDFNPNARGRTDSKTPLNQLEEALNAHAPNKANDANDGKNVVYWMRMHDLRIHDNRALAHASSLAAARRKNGKGGHLIALFVITPADYSAHDRGARRIDFVLRTLASLKSQFDKLDIPFVVYTYSGEDRAQVGEKVFSLCEQCDASQLTANIEYEVDELWRDLAMLEAKDKKGVSFSLLHDCYVVPPGRIKTNDGRPYSVFSPWNRRWTESISKDMSLIEASEDPEANPKSIRSHPKLGALFELSKLGTGYGIPEELSGFECKDREYMAKLWPATDQAAHQVLDNFIKGKGGETALDRAANEPSTAEVGANAKDSRLARYAEGRNLLSENGTSRISPYLAAGVVSARECLRRTKQLTKGKLHVGRDSGVAMWNTEISFRDFYAHVLAAWPKVCMGHAFITKYEDVVWETDSSTLDAWKQGRTGYPIVDAAQRQCIQQGYIHNRGRMISAMFLTKHLLHDWRHGERHFSLNFIDQDFASNNGGWQWSASTGTDPQPYFRIFNPLSQSEKCDPHGDYIRHFVPELKNVKGNAIHDPFHRLSKAEFEKLGYPKPIVEHAQARQRALKRYKNPGDQ; the protein is encoded by the coding sequence ATGACGCCAAAACGCAAAGGAGCCGACGCACGCACCTCGCGCATgcacgacgaggacgacaaGGTGCTCGATCCGAAACTGGCGGAGCACgcggacgaagacgagtGCGAGACGTCGAAGCCGCGTTTGGCGAAACGACAGAAGAGATCGACGCACTCGTTGCGCTCGGCGGTTGTCGCTGGTGGAGCCAAAGTGGACAAACAGTACGGCTCGTCGGCATATGCCAAGTCGGGACAGGGATGGCATCGGTCTGATTTCAATCCTAACGCTCGCGGTCGCACCGATTCGAAAACGCCGTTGAACCAGCTTGAAGAGGCACTCAACGCGCACGCGCCCAACAAAGCAAACGATGCAAACGACGGTAAAAACGTAGTCTATTGGATGCGCATGCACGATCTCCGGATCCACGATAACAGAGCTTTGGCGCACGCCTCGAGTCTAGCAGCAGCTAGACGTAAGAATGGCAAAGGTGGACATCTAATCGCGCTGTTTGTCATCACTCCAGCTGACTACAGCGCGCACGACCGCGGTGCACGCCGTATCGATTTCGTCCTTCGAACGCTCGCCAGTCTCAAGTCGCAGtttgacaagctcgatATTCCATTTGTCGTATACACGTACTCGGGCGAAGACCGAGCGCAGGTCGGCGAAAAGGTCTTTTCTCTGTGCGAACAATGCGACGCCTCGCAACTGACGGCGAATATCGAATACGAGGTAGACGAGCTCTGGCGTGATCTGGCGATGCTTGAGGCCAAAGACAAAAAAGGGGTCAGCTTCAGCCTGTTGCACGACTGCTACGTTGTGCCACCTGGAAGGATCAAGACCAACGACGGTCGACCTTATTCCGTCTTCTCGCCGTGGAATCGACGTTGGACGGAATCGATTTCCAAGGACATGTCGCTCATCGAGGCGTCTGAGGATCCCGAGGCGAACCCAAAATCGATCCGAAGCCATCCCAAGCTCGGTGCACtgttcgagctgagcaagctgGGTACCGGATATGGGATTCCCGAGGAGCTGAGCGGGTTTGAATGCAAGGATCGCGAATACATGGCAAAGCTTTGGCCGGCTACGGACCAAGCAGCGCACCAAGTGCTCGACAATTTCATCAAGGGCAAGGGAGGCGAAACGGCTTTGGATCGAGCAGCCAACGAGCCATCTACTGCAGAGGTAGGTGCGAATGCCAAAGACTCGCGCTTGGCACGGTATGCCGAGGGGCGCAACTTGCTGAGCGAGAACGGCACTTCACGAATCAGCCCGTACCTGGCGGCGGGCGTGGTGTCGGCGCGAGAATGCCTGCGTCGAACCAAGCAGCTGACAAAAGGCAAGTTGCACGTCGGCAGAGATAGCGGAGTCGCCATGTGGAATACCGAGATCTCATTCCGCGACTTTTACGCCCATGTTCTCGCCGCCTGGCCCAAAGTGTGCATGGGCCACGCATTCATCACCAAGTACGAAGACGTGGTTTGGGAAACCGACAGTTCCACCTTAGACGCTTGGAAACAAGGTCGAACTGGCTATCCGATCGTCGACGCCGCCCAACGTCAGTGCATCCAGCAAGGCTACATCCACAACCGTGGACGCATGATCTCGGCCATGTTTCTCACCAAACATCTCCTCCACGATTGGCGCCACGGCGAACGCCATTTCTCGCTCAACTTTATCGATCAAGACTTTGCCAGTAACAACGGAGGCTGGCAGTGGAGCGCCAGCACCGGCACCGACCCACAACCTTACTTCAGAATCTTCAACCCGCTCAGCCAGAGCGAAAAATGCGACCCACACGGCGACTACATCCGACACTTTGTACCAGAGTTGAAAAACGTCAAGGGTAacgccattcacgatcccTTCCATAGATTGAGCAAAGCAGAGTTTGAAAAATTGGGCTATCCCAAGCCCATCGTAGAACACGCACAAGCTAGACAGCGCGCACTCAAAAGGTACAAGAATCCTGGTGACCAATAA
- a CDS encoding uncharacterized protein (related to quinate transport protein) has protein sequence MVGVATTRDHSHVAQALADHRLSMVGATGAKGLVKNARTLAIAVFASMGGLIYGYNQGMFGQILSMHSFSEASGVKGITNPTLAGFITAILELGAWVGVLMNGYVSDAFGRRKCVVFGVVWFILGAIIQACTRDGSYNYIIAGRTITGVGIGSLSMIVPLYNAELAPPEIRGSLVALQQQAIVAGVMISYWFTYGTNYIGGTGAAQSRAAWLIPITVQILPALMLAIGIFFLPESPRWLINVGREQESLKVIADLRRLPENDLLVQLEFLEVKAQKLFEDRVSAHDHPDLQDGSRSSNFKLGVAQYKSLVTNPANLRRTIVAVVTMLFQQWCGINFVLYYSPFIFKQIGLEGNTISLLASGVVGIVLFLATIPAVLYIDTWGRKPTLYVGCAIMGACHLAVAIIIATCSDNWPAHRAAGWVACVFVWIFAAGFGFSFGPIGWIIVAEVFPLGLRAKGVSIGAASNWLNNFAVAMSTPDFISAAPYGVFIFLGVMCFLAIAYVKFFVPETKMKSLDELDAVFGDNSGRSKWEAGMMLQAQRDVGLLRLAGIDEGKISAVTADDASDKDEKSSDIITSTV, from the coding sequence ATGGTTGGCGTTGCTACCACTCGTGACCACAGTCATGTCGCTCAAGCGCTGGCTGACCATCGTCTGTCGATGGTCGGCGCTACGGGCGCCAAGGGTCTAGTTAAGAATGCCCGTACCCTTGCTATTGCTGTGTTTGCTTCGATGGGCGGTCTGATCTACGGCTATAACCAGGGCATGTTTGGTCAAATCTTGAGCATGCACTCGTTTAGCGAGGCAAGTGGTGTCAAGGGTATCACCAATCCCACGCTCGCTGGTTTCATCACTGCCATTCTCGAACTCGGTGCTTGGGTCGGTGTGTTGATGAATGGCTACGTTTCCGACGCTTTCGGGCGAAGAAAATGCGTTGTATTCGGCGTTGTCTGGTTTATCCTCGGTGCCATCATCCAAGCTTGCACTCGCGACGGCTCCTACAATTATATCATCGCTGGACGAACCATTACCGGTGTCGGTATCGGCTCTCTATCGATGATTGTACCTCTTTACAACGCCGAGTTGGCGCCCCCAGAGATCCGtggctcgctcgttgcccttcagcagcaggccATTGTTGCCGGTGTCATGATCAGCTACTGGTTCACCTACGGCACCAACTACATTGGCGGCACTGGCGCCGCCCAGAGTCGTGCAGCCTGGTTGATTCCCATCACTGTGCAGATCCTCCCCGCACTCATGCTCGCTATCGGCATCTTTTTCCTGCCCGAGTCGCCTCGTTGGCTGATCAATGTCGGACGCGAACAAGAATCGCTCAAGGTGATCGCCGACCTTCGCAGACTTCCCGAGAACGACCTCCTCGTTCAGCTCGAGTTCCTCGAGGTCAAGGCCCAGAAGCTCTTTGAGGATCGTGTCTCGGCTCACGATCACCCAGATCTCCAGGACGGCTCCCGCTCGAGCAACTTCAAGCTCGGTGTCGCCCAGTACAAGTCGCTCGTCACCAACCCGGCCAACCTTCGACGCACGATAGTAGCTGTCGTTACTATGTTGTTTCAGCAGTGGTGCGGTATAAACTTTGTGCTCTACTATTCGCCATTTATCTTCAAACAGATCGGTCTCGAGGGCAACACcatctcgcttctcgcctCGGGGGTCGTTGGTATCGTTCTCTTCCTCGCAACCATACCTGCTGTGCTCTACATCGACACCTGGGGACGCAAGCCTACGCTCTATGTCGGATGCGCCATCATGGGCGCCTGTCACTTGGCTGTGGCCATTATCATTGCTACCTGCAGTGACAACTGGCCTGCTCACCGTGCTGCTGGTTGGGTTGCCTGCGTCTTCGTCTGGATCTTTGCCGCTGGCTTCGGTTTCTCTTTCGGCCCGATCGGCTGGATCATCGTTGCCGAGGTATTCCCTCTTGGCTTGAGGGCTAAAGGTGTGTCCATTGGTGCCGCTTCCAACTGGCTCAACAATTTTGCGGTGGCCATGTCGACCCCGGATTTCATTTCTGCCGCTCCGTACGGCGTCTTTATCTTCCTTGGGGTTATGTGCTTCCTTGCGATTGCCTATGTCAAGTTTTTTGTTCCCGAGACCAAGATGAAGTcgctcgatgagctcgatgccgtcTTTGGCGACAATTCGGGTCGATCGAAATGGGAAGCTGGCATGATGCTCCAAGCCCAGCGCGATGTTGGCCTCCTCCGTCTAGCTGGTATCGACGAGGGAAAGATCAGCGCTGTTACGGCTGATGACGCCTCtgacaaggacgagaaAAGCTCCGACATCATCACATCGACCGTATGA
- a CDS encoding uncharacterized protein (related to DCW1 - Mannosidase, GPI-anchored membrane protein), with protein sequence MLWSKLFPLALGVLLTSSSSSLANPLRSLATHTSVGRVNAALHSLFTLYNTTDGRFDTSASWWLTGNALTSVIEYTDKTKDYRFFAHILNTIHKQKKPLPWWPSGGGIFRADSTDDTGWYALAMLRMFDITQDCKYLDYALLDAEYLQSFESDKCGGGIIWDIPSRSYKNAISNELYLSLTAGLANRLTDKKQAKKWLSTAKKQYTWFVKSGMINAQGLINDGLTDACVNNNGIQWSYNQGVILGGLAELYKADKQKKEYIDLAQRIADAVINSAQFNSVSGILVDKCEATANCNTDQDAFKGIFVRNLAKLNQVLPRPKYRRYIQHQAEAAYSNDRNATDFYGVQWTGPVGHANVGTQGSAVSLLVAAL encoded by the coding sequence ATGTTGTGGTCCAAGCTGTTCCCGCTCGCACTTGGGGTTCTGCTGACGTCTTCAAGTAGCTCGTTGGCGAATCCTCTGCGCTCACTTGCAACACACACCAGCGTTGGTCGAGTCAACGCAGCGCTGCATTCGCTCTTCACGTTGTACAACACCACTGATGGTCGCTTTGACACTTCCGCGTCCTGGTGGCTCACAGGGAATGCTCTGACCTCGGTGATCGAGTATACAGACAAGACCAAAGACTACCGTTTCTTTGCTCACATCCTCAACACGATCCATAAGCAGAAAAAGCCTCTTCCCTGGTGGCCATCTGGCGGTGGTATCTTTCGCGCGGATTCGACCGACGATACTGGCTGGTATGCGCTGGCCATGCTTAGGATGTTCGACATCACGCAAGACTGCAAGTACCTCGACTATGCTTTATTGGATGCAGAGTATCTGCAAAGCTTTGAAAGTGACAAGTGTGGCGGAGGTATCATCTGGGACATTCCATCTCGCAGTTACAAGAACGCGATCAGCAACGAGCTGTATCTGTCGCTCACCGCTGGACTTGCCAACAGACTGACGGACAAGAAGCAGGCTAAAAAATGGCTCAGcacggccaagaagcagtACACCTGGTTCGTCAAGAGCGGCATGATCAACGCTCAAGGCCTCATCAACGATGGTCTCACCGACGCTTGCGTCAACAACAATGGCATCCAGTGGTCATACAACCAGGGTGTCATCCTAGGGGGCCTAGCCGAACTGTACAAGGCTGACAAGCAAAAGAAAGAGTATATCGATCTGGCCCAACGTATCGCTGACGCCGTCATCAACAGTGCGCAGTTCAACAGCGTTTCCGGAATCCTGGTCGACAAGTGCGAGGCCACAGCAAACTGCAACACGGACCAAGACGCTTTCAAAGGCATCTTTGTTCGGAATcttgccaagctcaaccaGGTTTTGCCACGACCAAAGTATAGGCGCTACATTCAGCATCAGGCAGAGGCGGCGTACAGCAACGATCGAAATGCGACCGACTTCTACGGCGTACAATGGACGGGTCCAGTGGGACACGCCAACGTGGGCACGCAGGGATCGGCAGtgagcttgctcgtcgccgcCTTGTAA
- a CDS encoding uncharacterized protein (related to ribose-phosphate diphosphokinase catalytic chain I) produces the protein MASTAGGIKVFSGTSHPELAELIAKRLGQPLGKATVTRNESGESIVRIAESVREHDVYIINTSCVSPTPTGAAASPNTSLMELLIMIHACKTASAKRITAVIPHFFYARQDKKDKSRAPITAKLIANMLENAGCDHVITMDLHASQIQGFFDVPVDNLYAEPAALQYIREMVDVNKAVIVSPDAGGAKRATSLADRLELDFALFHKERKRANEVSRMVLVGNVEGKVAILVDDMADTCGTLELAASQLIEYGAERVLAIVTHGILSGPALDRISNSRLEKLIVTNTLPQSHNRSRCTKIEEIDISHVLAETIRRSHYGESVSVLFNQIPYDTAQPYRHEHDDEITAAAAVARTDATVAASTRTSRPQSRAISPSHSKLFPPSPYTLPDPPVAANYFAHHPTTPSPTSTAHPALDTPKASDPKYAPSPLSRNV, from the coding sequence ATGGCATCTACCGCAGGAGGCATCAAGGTGTTTTCGGGCACCTCGCACCCGGAActcgccgagctcatcgCCAAACGTCTCGGTCAGCCGTTGGGCAAGGCTACGGTCACACGCAACGAATCGGGCGAATCGATCGTGCGCATCGCCGAGTCGGTTCGAGAGCACGATGTCTACATCATCAacacgtcgtgcgtgtcTCCCACGCCTACTGGCGCAGCCGCTTCTCCCAACACGTCACTCATGGAACTGCTCATCATGATCCATGCTTGCAAGACGGCTTCGGCCAAACGCATCACCGCGGTGATCCCGCACTTTTTCTACGCTCGTCaggacaagaaggacaagtCGCGTGCTCCTATCACGGCCAAGTTGATTGCCAACATGCTCGAGAATGCGGGGTGTGACCATGTGATCACCATGGATCTGCATGCTAGCCAGATCCAGGGCTTCTTTGATGTGCCCGTCGACAATCTGTACGCGGAACCCGCAGCACTGCAGTACATTCGAGAGATGGTCGACGTCAACAAGGCGGTGATTGTCTCGCCGGACGCGGGTGGTGCAAAACGCGCCACTTCGCTCGCGGAtcggctcgagctcgactttgctcTGTTCCACAAGGAACGCAAGCGCGCCAACGAAGTGTCGCGCAtggtgctcgtcggcaaCGTCGAGGGAAAGGTGGCCATCCTGGTCGACGATATGGCGGATACCTGTGGaacgctcgagctggccgCGTCGCAGTTGATCGAATACGGCGCAGAACGAGTGTTGGCTATTGTCACGCACGGGATCCTATCTGGACCGGCGCTGGATCGCATCTCGAACTCGCGGCTGGAAAAGCTGATTGTCACCAACACGTTGCCGCAGTCGCACAACCGATCGCGCTgcaccaagatcgaggagaTCGACATCTCGCACGTGCTCGCAGAGACGATCCGACGGAGTCACTACGGCGAGTCGGTCTCGGTGCTGTTCAACCAGATCCCGTACGACACCGCACAGCCGTACCGgcacgagcacgacgacgagatcaccgctgctgctgctgttgctcgcACAGATGCCACAGTGGCAGCCAGCACACGCACCAGTCGCCCACAAAGCCGCGCCATCAGCCCCTCGCACTCGAAACTCTTCCCCCCCAGCCCGTACACACTACCAGACCCGCCCGTCGCAGCAAACTACTTTGCACACCACCCCACCACGCCCTCTCCTACATCTACCGCACATCCCGCGCTCGACACGCCAAAGGCTTCCGATCCCAAATACGCCCCCTCTCCCCTCAGCAGAAACGTATGA
- a CDS encoding uncharacterized protein (related to OTU1 deubiquitylation enzyme) yields MIRIRHPQGTASFRVDDNATTLGELQSYIAEQSGIAALDQELKIGYPPKSLHISKLSESVLLSSEKIGIKKGEQVIAARKAGGSGASSSCGPQPSACSSASSLSYPTTSFGAIGAPKANVSTATGPRTSYGLGARTLQDALTARAPASSTSTASTSSKPGSVADGSVSIAIASSPSSRLTLKVVPDDNSCLFNSVGYVFTQRLGSDVCQNLRQTVASEIRSDREKYPDIVLGQPRDSYISKILSPTTWGGAIELSILSHHFGVEIDSIDVATGSVHRFGEDKAYENRAIIVYSGIHYDALTLQDGTDETTVFPNLTAIGLDETEDEVLSAAKQLCQELKKRRYYTDTASFSLKCKTCGTKLKGEKQAVQHAKQTGHGDFGEV; encoded by the coding sequence ATGATTCGGATACGACATCCTCAAGGCACCGCGTCTTTCAGAGTGGATGACAATGCCACAACACTGGGAGAATTACAAAGCTACATCGCTGAGCAATCCGGGATCGCGGCTTTGGACCAGGAGCTCAAGATCGGATATCCACCCAAGAGTTTGCATATCAGCAAGTTGAGCGAGAGTGTACTGCTGAGCTCTGAAAAGATAGGTATCAAGAAGGGTGAGCAGGTGAttgctgctcgaaaagcagGCGGTAGCGGtgcaagctcgagttgTGGTCCACAACCTTCTGCTTGTTCTTCCGCATCGTCTTTGTCTTACCCAACCACTTCGTTTGGTGCTATAGGCGCGCCCAAAGCCAACGTTTCGACAGCAACAGGACCGCGCACCTCCTACGGCCTAGGCGCACGAACACTTCAGGACGCACTTACCGCACGTGCGCCTGCTTCCTCCACATCTACCGCGTCTACCTCGTCCAAGCCCGGCAGTGTCGCCGATGGTAGCGTCTCAATCGCCATTGCATCCTCTCCTTCTTCGCGGCTGACACTCAAAGTTGTACCCGACGACAACTCGTGCCTGTTCAACTCGGTCGGATACGTGTTCACCCAGCGTCTCGGTTCGGATGTCTGCCAAAACCTACGCCAGACCGTCGCCTCCGAGATTCGATCCGACCGCGAAAAGTACCCCGACATTGTTCTCGGTCAGCCACGCGACAGCTACATCTCGAAGATCCTTTCGCCGACAACGTGGGGTGGGGCTATCGAGCTCTCGATCCTCTCACACCACTTTGGCGTAgagatcgactcgatcgacgtTGCGACGGGTAGCGTGCATCGTTTTGGAGAGGACAAGGCGTACGAAAATCGTGCAATCATCGTCTACTCTGGTATTCACTACGACGCTCTCACTCTCCAAGACGGGACGGACGAGACGACAGTGTTTCCAAACTTGACCGCAATTGGCTTAGACGAAACCGAGGATGAGGTGCTCAGCGCTGCCAAGCAATTGTGCCAGGAACTTAAGAAGCGGAGATACTACACGGACACGGCGAGCTTTAGCTTGAAGTGCAAAACGTGTGGAACAAAGCTCAAAGGCGAGAAACAGGCGGTGCAGCATGCCAAGCAAACGGGTCATGGTGATTTTGGTGAGGTTTAA